Genomic DNA from Nevskia ramosa DSM 11499:
CGTGTTCCGCACCGCCGCCGATGGCAGCCTGGTCCAGGTATCGACCGTCGACGAAGCCCGCTATGTCGACGGCCACTGGCTGATGACCGGCATCAAGCGCACCGAACTGAGCCGCGACCATACCAAGGTGGTCAAGCTCGACCAGATCGAGATCACCGGCTCGATCACGCCCAACGTATTGAAACTGTTCATTCTTGAAGGCGATGTGCTGTCGGTCCGCGGCCTGTACAACCTGGTGGCCTACATGGACGACAACAAGCTGGATGCGACCAAATACCGCATCTGGCTGTGGCGCAAGCTGGTCGAACCCGTCACGGTGATGGTGATGATGCTGTTCGCGGTGCCGTTCGTGGTTGGCACGCTGCGCGACTCCGGCGCCGGCCAGCGGCTGATCGCCGGCGTGATGGTTGGCATCGTCTTCTACGTGCTCAACAAGGTATCGGTCAGCATCGGCGATCTGTACCGCTGGCCAGCCCCGATGGCCGCCGGCCTGCCGACTTTCCTGCTCGCGATCATCGCTACCTGGCGTCTGCGCGCCGCCCGCTGAATCGGCGCTAAATCGGGGTCAGATACAGATTATTTTCGGCGCTTCTTTTCGGCCGGAAACGGATTGGCCGGCAGCAGCACCACTTCGCTGCCAGCGATCCAGTCATGCGGCAGACGACGGCGGCCGTCGAGCCGGCAGGCAATCACTGCCAGAACGACGACGATCAGCGCCAGCACCGCCACCACGTCAGCGTTCGGCGCCAGCACCGCCAGCTTCGGAATGCGATCGATCATCCGCACGGCCAGCGGCGTCAGCACCAAGCCCCACCAGATCATCATCGCCACATAGCGTACGGCGGCGATCGGCAGGCGCAGCAGTTCGCCATGCTCGCGGCGCACCTGCAGCCGCCAGGCACGCATGCCCAAGGTCTGGCCACCACGCGTCCAGAACCAGGCGAAGAATCCGAAGCCGACGGCGAACAGCATGGCGCGCGTCAAAGCATTGCCAGGACCGAGATTGAATAGATTGTTCAACGGCAGGCTGAGCAGCAAGGTGACCATCCACAGACCGACGAGCAGCAGTCCGTCATAGATCGAGGCAGCGAAACGGCGCCACAGCGGCGCAGGCAAAGCGAGTTCAGACATGAGGTTCAGGAAGGCAAGCCGGTATCATGCTGCGGCCGATCAGCCTGCAATGGATCGCGAAACCGAATTCCGCCTGCAGCCCTGAGCAAACCCAGCGGCGCGGCATTGTATTCCTCATGTCATTGTCCAGGAGCTTCACGATGCGCAAGGCCCTGCTGTTCTCAGCCGCCGTTTCACTGCTTGCCCTCGCCTCGCCGGCTCGTGCGGTCGATTGCAACGGCCACGTGCTGAATCACGATGAAAAGCGCCTGCTCGGCGGCAGCGAAAACCTTTGCCAGAGCTATGCCGGCAAGGTCGTGCTGGTGGTCAACACCGCCAGCCGTTGCGGCTACACGCCGCAGTTCGAGGGCATCGAAAAGCTCTACAAGACCTACAAGGACGAAGGTCTGGTGGTACTCGGCTTTCCGTCCGACCAGTTCCGCCAGGAAGAAGCCACCGACGAAAGCATCGCCAAGTTCTGCTCGTCCAACTACGGCGTCAGCTTCCCGATGTACAGCAAGACCAAGGTCGATGGCGCGGACGCCAATCCGTTCTACAAGCAGCTGAAAGCGTCAACCGGCGAAGCGCCTGCGTGGAACTTCAACAAGTACCTGATCAGCCGCGACGGCAAGGTGCTCGCCCACTACGCCAGCGATGTCACGCCGTCGAATCCCGAGTTGCTGAAAGCGATCAAGACCGAACTCGCCAAGCCCGCGCCGGCCGGTGCAAGAACGGCCAGCGCTGAGTAAGCCCCGCTCACCGGCGAGAATATTCTTAGCTTTTTTGCAAGGAATGAGGGCCAAACGATTGTTGCGCTGCGGTTGCATCCCTAAACTCCGCGTCCTTGAGCCAGAGAAAGGACCGTTTTCTGAACGGGACCTATAGCCGACAGGATGACCGACATGGATGACGCGACCCTCACCGTTCCGCCAATCGCTGGCCCCAGCGAAGCAGATGTGGCTGCGCTCAACGAGCGCTACCTGCCGTTGAACTTCGAACAACGCCTGAAGCAGCTGTACGAGGATTTCTCGCCGTCGCAGGTGCTGGTCACCTCGTCGTTCGCTGCGACGTCCGCTTACTTCCTGCACATCGTCTCGCGGCTGAAGCCGGATCAGACGATCCACTTCATCGACACCGGCTACCACTTCCCGGAAACCATCCAGTACCGGCAGTTCCTGATCGATCTGTTCAAGCTGAAGGTGGAAGACGTGCGCGCCGAGGACTGGAAGCACCAGTTCACGATCGACGACAAGACCTACGAGCGCGATCCGGATTTCTGCTGCTCGATCAACAAGGTCGAGCCGCTGGAACTGATCAAGCCGAACTACAAGGTGTGGATGTCGAGCCTGATGCACTGGCAGACCGATCACCGCGCCGGCCTGCCGGTGTTCGAGCTGCGTCGTGGCGTGCTGAAGTTCAACCCGATGATCGACGTCACTCGCGAAGAGCGCGACGCCTACATCAAGGAACACGATCTGCCATTCCATCCGATGGTGGCGCGCGGCTATTCGTCGATCGGCTGCACCCATTGCACCGTGGCCGGCGACGGCCGCAGCGGACGCTGGCTGGGCAAGCCGAAGACCGAGTGCGGCCTGCACCTCTGAGCCCTCTCTGAACCACTTCCGATGAGCCGTCTGCTGATGTTCAGCGTGCTGCCGATACCGGCGGACGACGCTGCGGTCTGGGACGACTTCGATCGTCGCTCGGAAGCCTTCGAGCAAAGCGGCCTGCCGCCACACCCGCTGCTGGTCGAACTGATCGAGCGGGTCACGGCGCGCCATCCCTGCATCAGCAACCTGCGCGAGGACCAGATCGAGCGCAGTGTCTGGGCCGACGGCCCGCTGCTCGACAATCTGATGCACGACGTCGCAATCCTGACCATCGTGCCGTCACGGGTCGACGACGTGTTGCCGATGGTGCGCGATACAGCGTTGGCGCTGGGACTGGCGGTTTACGATCCTGAAACTGAGACGGTCTGGCGGCCTTAGTCAGCTTTACGACCTGTTCCCCGTCATCCCTGACGCGAACGTGCCCTTGTTCGGTGAGCCCCTGCCCGGCCATCCATGGCCGGGCGTGAAACGGTTGCGAGCTCCGGCTCGACGCCCCTTTCCCTGCCTCCCCGGCGAGAACGCGTCCTTGTTCGTCGGACCCCTGCCCGGCCATCCATGGCCGGGCGTGAAACGGTTGCGAGCAATGCTCGCAACCGTTTCACCCTCGGGGATGATGCTGCGCATGGAGCGCTTTCAACCGCGCCTTCGCCACATGCGTATAGATCTGCGTCGTCGACAGATCCGAATGCCCGAGCAGCGTCTGGACCACGCGCAGATCGGCGCCGTGCTCGAGCAGATGCGTTGCGAAGGCATGGCGCAAGGTGTGCGGTGACAGCGGCGAGCGGATGCCGGCCTGTAGCGCGTAGCGCTTGATCAGCATCCAGAAGTTCTGACGGGTCATCGGCCCGCCCTGGGTGCTCGGAAAGACCCAGTCGGCGGAATCGGCGGTGGCAATCTGCGGACGGCCGTGGCGCAGCCATTCGCGGATCGCGTCGAGGGCCAATTCGCCGGTCGGCACCATGCGTTCCTTGTTGCCCTTGCCGATCAGCCGCACGACGCCGTGCTCCAGATTGATCTCGTCGCGGCGCAGGCGGATCAGCTCAGTGACCCGCAACCCCGAGGCGTACAGCAGTTCCAGCATCGCCCGATCGCGCAGGCCTAGCGTCTGCATCGCATCGGGCGCGGCCAGCAGGCTTTCGACTTCGCGCATCGCCAGCGTCTTCGGCAGACGCCGACCAAGGCGCGGCATGTCGAGCTGGGCGGAAGGATCATCGCTGCGCACCCGTTCGCGCAGCAGCCAGCCGTAGTAGCGGCGGCAGACGGTGATGAAGCGGGCCTGCGATCCGGCGCCGAAACGCTGGACCGGCTGGCGCCCCGAGAAACCTGCCTGAGTCGGCCGCGTCGCCTGCTCAAGCCGGGCAGCGAGATAGCCCTTGATCGCCGTTGCGTCGGCATCATCGAGCAGGATGTCCTGGCGGCGCAGCCAGCGCGCCAGCAGGCTCAGATCGGAGCGATAGGAAACCAGCGTGTTCTTCGACAGGCCATGCTCCAGCCACAGCTGATCGCAGAAGCGTTCGATGCCGGCGGCATCCGCGGGGTGCAGCGTGATCGGGGCGGCCTCGGTCATCGACCTATAATAGTTCGCTCGTCAATTCCCTCACGCATGCTCCTGAATTTCCTCCGCAAGCTGCATGGCATTTATTCGGCGTTGGTGTTTGTCGTCGTCGTGCTGTTGCTGTTCTGCCCGCTGCTGATCATCGCCCCGGGGCTGCCGCTGCGCCGCGCCATCGGCCGCTTCACGGTGCGTGCCTGGCTGCTGTTCAGCTTCATTCCGTTCCGCGTGCGTGGCCTCGAGAATCTTCCCAATGAGCGGACGCTGGTGATCTGCAATCACGCAAGCTATCTCGACGGCCTGCTGCTGACGGCTGCGCTGCCGGCGCGCTTCACCTTTCTGGTTCAGCACGGCGCCGGCGAATGGCCTTACGTTGGCCGCGTGATCCGCCGCATGGGCGTCAGCTTCGTCAATCGTGAATCGCCGCGTGAAGCCGCAAAGGCCACCAAGGCACTGATCGATCGAGTCAAGGCCGGCGAATCGTTCGCGATCTTCCCGGAAGGCACCTTCCGCGCCGCGCCGCTGATGCTGCCGTTCCAGCCCGGTGCTTTCGTGATCGCCGGCCGCTCGGGCGCCAAGATCGTGCCGGCTGTGATTCGCGGCTCGCGAACCCTGCTCGGCGAAGGTGCACGGCTGTGCAGCTGGGCGCCGATCGAGATCGAATGCTTTCCGGCGATGCAGGCCAGTGACGACAGCCGAGCGGCGGCCGATGCGCTGAGTGCCAGCGCACGCGCGGTGATGCTCGCCAACAGCGCCGACGGAGACGCTGGTGACTGGACGCCGCCACCGTTCGGAACCCGGAGCTGATCGCATGGCCCTGTTCGGCTCTGGCCGCAGCAACAACGATGATCTGATCCCTGCGACCGAACTGGCGCCGCCGCCCGCGCAGCGTTACGCGGCGGATCTGCAGCGCGAAGGCTTCGTGTCCGATGCCGCGCAGGCTGCCGCTGTCGCAGCACTGCAGAAGGTCTACGAAACCCTGATCGAAAGCCCGCCGCGCCGCCGCTTCGGCTCCAGCCGCCTGAGCTGGAATGCGGTGCCGGGCCTGTATCTCTGGGGTGGCGTCGGCCGCGGCAAGACCTATCTGATGGACGCCTTCTTCGACGCGTTGCCGTTCAGCCGCAAGCGGCGCACCCATTTCCATCGCTTCATGCTCGATGTGCATGCGCGGCGCAATCGCTACCAGGGCGATACCGATCCGCTGCAGAAAGTCGCCGATGAAATCGCCGAGCAGACCCGCGTGCTGTGCTTCGACGAATTCTTCGTTGCCGACATCGCCGATGCGATGATCCTCGGCCGCCTCTTCGAAGCGCTGTTCAAGCGCAACATCACCTTGATCGCCACCAGCAACGTGCCGCCGGATGGCCTGTACAAGGACGGCCTGCAGCGGCAGAACTTCCTGCCGGCGATCGAAGTTCTCAAGAGCAGCGTCACCGTGCTCAATGTCGACGGCGGCACCGATTACCGCCTGCGCCAGCTGCAGGACGCCGAGCTATACCTGTATCCCTGCGATGCCCGCGCCGAAGCGGCACTCGCTCGCCACTTCGAAGCGCTGGCACCCCATGGCGATACCGGCCCGGGCGAGCTGACCCTGAACGACCGCGTGCTGCACGCTCGGCGCATCGCCGAAGGCGCGGTGTGGTTCGATTTCGACGCGCTCTGCGAAGGCCCGCGCTCGGCCGCCGACTACATCGAACTCGGCCGCCTGCATCACACCGTGGTGCTCACCGGCGTACCCCGGCTCGACAGCACCCGCGACGACGCCACGCGCCGCTTCATGACCCTGGTCGACGAGTTCTACGACCGCGGCGTGAAACTCTTGATCGGTGCCGAAGTGCCGGCCGATGAGCTGTATACCGGCACCAAGCTCAAGTTCGAGTTCGGCCGCATCGAGTCACGGCTGCGCGAAATGCAGTCCGAGGAATATCTGGCCAGCGAGCATCGGGGCTGAGGCCAGCCCCGAATCAAGGCATCAGATTCGAGCGACGCCGTTCTCGCGTGCCGACCAGCGCACGAACAGCACCAGCGCCGCGAACTCGAGCGCCGCGATGACGCTGAATACCAGCGCCAGATCGTGACGCGACGGTACGGCCTGGGCTTCGGACATCAGCGCAGCGATGTAGCCGGAGATCAGCAAGGTCATCCAGCCTGCGGTGTAGCGCCGGCCGCGAATCAGGCCCGGCACAGCGATCAGCAGCGGCAGCACCAGCAGAAAGCCGGTCAGCGGCGTCGCCCAAAGCCACAGGCCGATCACCAGCGCGACATGGCAGAGCAGCGCGGCGGAATGCGCGTACCGGCTCAAGGGACGGCCACTCGTTTGAATATTCATGCGGCGAGCTTCACGGCGGCCGTCGCAACGCGTCGGCCGAGCGCCTGACAAAGCTCGATCTCGTCCTTGGTCAGCACACGTGGCTTCGGCCCGGTGCCGGCGACGTGGCTCGCGCCATAAGGCGTACCGCCGCTCATCGTCGCCGACAGGCCTGGCTCGCTGTACGGCAGGCCCACCAGCAGCATGCCGTGATGGAGCAGCGGCAGCATCATGGTCAGCAAGGTGGCCTCATTGCCACCGTGCATGCTGCCGGTCGAGGTGAATACCGCCGCCGGCTTGCCGACCAGAGTGCCGGACAGCCACAGGTCCGAAGTGCCATCGAGGAAGTACTTCAAGGGCGCGGCCATGTTGCCGAAACGGGTCGGACTGCCGAGCACCAGGCCGGCGCATTCGCGCAGATCAGCCGAGGTGGCATAGGTCGCACCGTCTTCCGGCACGGAAGGCGCAACCGCTTCGGTCTGTGCCGAGACCGGCGGCACCGTGCGCAGCCGCGCCTGCACCCCGCTGACCGCTTCCACACCCCGCGCAATCTGCCGCGCCATTGCCGCCGTCGAGCCATGCCGCGAGTAATACAACACCAGTACGTCGATCATCCAAAGACCCCAGAATTTGGGCGATTGTAAGGCCTTCAGCCGTCAGTCCCGACTCGACGACGCGAACGTTTGCCGACGCGCACAATCACATCTTCGATACCGCGATTCTTTTCACCTCAAGCCTCTGGTCTGCTCTACATGATCTTTCTGTCCCGGCACCGCGCTCGCCTGCTTCCGCCGCTGCTGTTTGCCTGCCTAAGCTTGCCGAGCCTCGCCCAAGCCCCTGCTGCGCCGGCTGACACGGCGCCAGCTGCAGAGAAGCCCAAGCCTTCCTCGACCAAGTCCACGAGGCCTCCGGCGACAACTGAAGCCAAGCAACTGCCGTCGGTCAGCGTTGCGGTTTCGCAACAACCGCCGGGTGTCAGTGCGGATGCCGCCACGTCGGCTGCGGGCAGCAACGGCAAGCCAACTGCGCCGCCAGCAAAATCCGCCGTTCCCGCGACGACGACAACGGTGCCACCAACATCAGCGGCGCCGGCGAAAGCCATCGCTGCGGCACCAGTTCCTCCGCCAGCTCCTGCCCCCGCCAATGCCGCCTCGACGACGGCCAGCCCGACGAAGCCCGCGGTCTCGGCCAGCAGCAGTACGCCTGCGCCAACCAGGCCCGCGGTGATCACCAAGCCAGCCGTCGCAGCTGCCAGTGCACCGGCATTGGGAGTGATCAGCGACTCGGAACGCCGAGCGCTGGCGACGATGCCCTTGCCGAAACTGCCGACTCTGGTGCCTCGCGAAACGCCAGCGACGTCGATCACCGCGGCCGTCGCGGAAGCTGCGCTACCGCCGGCACCTGCGCCGAGCATTCGGCCGGCTGCCGCCGTTGAAAGTCCGACCGCCGCAGAAATCAGCTCGTTGCTGAGCAAGGCCAGCGAGCGCACCGGGCTGGATGATGCGCAGCTGGAGCGCATCGCTCGACTACAAGCGACGGCGGCGCGTGGCGAACAGGAGAACGCCCTGGTCGGCCTGCTGCGGCTGAACGATGAGCTGGATGCTGCGTACAACAGCTACAGCGTCGGCAACGGCGAAAGCCTGTGGCAGATCGCTGCAAAGCCGGAAACCTACGGCAATGCCAATCTTTGGCCGCTGATCTGGCGTGCCAATCCAAAAGCGCTACCGCAGCCCGGCCAGGTGAAGAGCGGCCAGAAACTGCGGGTGCCACGCTATCCGAGCCTGAAAGCGGTAACCGAGGCGCTGGATTACGCGGGCAGCCATTCCATCGACGGCACGCGCTAGACCGCAGGCGAGCCTTTACCGGCTCCAGCGCCTGGTCAGCCGATCGAGCACCAGGTACGGATAATCCGGCTTGCCGATCGAGCCGTTGTAGCGCGCCAGCGCCTTAACGTAACTGCCCTTTTCCTTGGCCAGATAGAACTTCAGGATCGTGCAGCCAAGACGCAGATTGGTCGGCGTGTGGAACAGGTTGTCGCCCTTCTGGCCGATTTCCTCGATCCAGAACGGCATGATCTGCATGTAGCCAAGGGCACCGACGCTCGACACCGCAAAGCGATCGAAACGGCTTTCGACATCGATGGTCGCCAGCACCAGTTCTGGCGAGATACCAGCCTTGGTCGCCTCCGCATGCAGCAGGCGCAGAAAGCGCAGCCGCCGCTCGGTATCGGGGATCGCCTTCGGCGCGTACTTCGCCATCCGCCCGGACATGTCGGTCAGCCAGATCTCGGCGAGATAGCGATCGTCGAAGCTGGTCGCCGAATCGATGGCCTGCTTCATCAGCAGGCGCAGTTCGGGTTCGGGCGCGTGAGTCGGCGCAGCGGCCAGCGGCGGCGCCAGCACGGGCAACGACATCAGCACCGCGATGCGCAACGTCCGCAGCATGCTCAGCGCGCCGTGATCCAGCCGTTGCCGACCGAGCGAATCTGGCCGATCGCTTCCAGCGTACCGACCAGTTCCGGCAGCCGCGCCTTCCACTTGCCGCGCGTCGAATAGCGATCGGCAATCGCGTCGATCGACAAGGGCACGCGGGTGCTCGCAAACAACTCGGTCAGCGCCCGCATCTGCGCCGGCAGTTCGGCTGGCCAGGCCTGTTTCGCCACGGCCTTGGCGGGCTTTGCGGCCAGCGCTCCGGCTTGCAAATCCCCTGCATCGGCATCGCCGCCGAGATCGGCCTCCACCTGTTCGGGGGCCCGCGCCTGCCCTGCCCGCGCCGGATCCTGAAACTCCGGCCGCAGCCAGCGCACCACACCGCGCGCTTCCTCCGCAGCACGCTCGGTATTGAGCGCCACCAGCCGAGACTGCAGCTCGCTTTCCGCCGCCGTCTGCGCTTCACCGGCTTCCGGATACGGCAAGGTGCCGCCCGGCTTGCCGACCAGCGCCGGGGCCAGATCGCTCCAGCCATAGGCAGCGAGCACAGCCGTATCCAGTTCGTCGTGCAGGCTGGCCAGCACCGACACCAATCCTTGTTCGTGGATCGCCTTTTCCTTCGCATTCAAGCTCGCACCGCGTCGCAACTGTTCAAGCACGTTGTACATGCCGGTCAGCGTCAAGCCGGGATGTGCGACTTGCTGGCGCTTGCGATGCGTACCGATGGCTTCGCCGAGATCGCGAATGCGGTCGATGAGCGCTTCGCCAGCGGCCGCATGCCCCCCCCCCCCGCATACTCTGCTTGAAGCCCTATCCCCATGGGAGAGGGCTTCTGTGCGGCGCTGAGATTGGGGAATGGAAAAGGTTCGAAGCAACGGGATTTGTTGTAGCGCGGGTCGTTGCCCACGCCGAGTCGACCACCAGCGGCGAGCGCCCAGATAGCGTGGACGCGACTGGAAAGCACACCAAGTCTGCATGCGTCATCCGAAGCAATCGATATGAGCATGTTGTCCGGGAGGATCGACGCATCAAGAAATTGAAAGAGTCGATGCTTTGTCGTTTCGACTGTTGCGATGTAGCGCGGAAGGCCGGATAGCGCAGGCCGTAGCTCGCGTCGCGGCTCTCCAAAAATCCACCAATTCTCGCGATAGGTCGCTCGGTTGTTTTGGTCCCGCTCAGGCTTCACCTGCTCGTGAACGTGCTGGTAGACCTCGGGGAAATCGCTGCGCACTTGCTCGACGGGCAGACCGAACAAGTCGATCACCATCACTCCGCGAGGAGCGTCAGCCAAGTCCTTGCCGTTACGGTACTCGCGGATGTGCCGCTCGATCCCCGGCACGCGTCCGTAACCAAGTTCTGCCGCCCGATCCGGCGTGACGATGAAGCCCGAGCCATGCAGTTTCACGCCCGGCGAACTCAGGCCTTGATTGGCCGTCAGCGCGGCGCACTTGGTCACGTCAGCGCCAACGCTCAAGTCCGCGTGCAGGGTTCCGCTGCGTTCGCGCAGCGTGACCATGATTTCGTCGTCGGCCCCATCCGCTTCGCTAAGCACTTCCGAGCGCCGCCCATCCGCAGCGCTGGCCGGAGCGCCGACAGTCATCGCAATCCGCACCTGCGCCCCTTCCGCCGCATCAACCCAAGGGTGATCGGGAATCGCGAACGCAAGTTGCAGCGCCGGATCGCCGCCGAGCGCGGCTTCGATCACCCGGCGATTGAAGGTCTGCCTGATCGAGTTCGTCGTGATGAAGCCGAAGCGGCGCAGCTCGCCCTGCCGCGTCAGATTGGCGGCGTGGTGCCACCAGTACATGACGAAATCGGCGGACTCCGGCACTGCCGGCCAGATGCCACGCAGAGAGTCGACATAGCCGTCGCCGAGCGCGCGGCGCATCGTCGAGGCACCAATGAACGGCGGATTGCCAACCACGAAATCCGCATCCGGCCAAGACGCCTGCCGCACGCCTTCATAGCGTTCGATCGGCCGTTGCGCGCTGTCGTCCGGCACTTCCTCACCCGTCACCGGATGACGCTTCATGGTCCGCCCGTCCCAGCGCGTGACCGGCACGCCGTGTTCGTCCGTGACGAAATCGACCTTGTCCCAGGCCAGCACGGCGTCGCGACAAACGATGTTGCCGTAGTCCTTGAGCACCGGCAGCGGTGGTTCGGCGTTGCCGCCGCGGGTGCGGTAATGCCACTGGAGATAGCCGATCCACAGCACCAGTTCGGCGAGGGCGGCGGCGCGCGGGTTGACCTCGATGCCGAGCAACTGATGCGGGTCCACCGTCAGGCCTTCGGTTTCCAGTTTCTGCTGGCCACCGGTCAGGGCGGCGAGCTGGTCCAGAACTTCGCCTTCGAGGCGCTTCAGGTGTTCCAGCGTCACGTACAGGAAGTTGCCGGAGCCGCAGGCCGGGTCCAGCACTTTCACCTGACAGAGATCGTGGTGGAAGCGGCGCAGGGTGGCGACGGCCTGATCGGGCTTGCCGTCCTTGGCGAGACTCAAGCTGGTGGCTTGCGCCAGCGCCCAGTCGGCGCGCAGCGGTTCGATAACCGTGGGCAGCACCAGGCGCTCGACATAGGCGCGCGGCGTGTAGTGGGCACCGAGCTTGTGGCGTTCGCGCGGATCGAGCGCGCGTTCCAGCAGGGTGCCGATGATCGCCGGTTCCACTTCATTCCAGCGCCGCTTGGCGCAGGCATGCAAGTCTTCGATCTGGTCGCGGTTCAGCGGCAGCACGTCCGGCCGCTTGAACAGCTTGCCGTTGAAGCGTCGTACTTCGGCGCGGATGGCAACCGAGAAGCGTCCGACGTCCATCGCTTCCCAGAGTTCACCGAGCATCGGCACGAACTGCGCGGGCGCTTTGGCGAGATCGCCGAGCAGAGTTTCGAAGGCCTTGGCCGGCAACAGGCCGACATCCTCCGCAAAGAAAGTGAACAGGCAACGGGTCAGGAAACCGGCCACCGCTTCCGGCGCGTGGCCTGCCGCTTCCAGTGCCTTGGCGATATGGGCGAGTTCGGCGGCCACTTCGCGAGTGGCCTGGGCGCTGACCTTGGCTGGATCGAGCGCGTCCGGATCGAGCCATACGTTTTTCAGACGCTCACGAATGTCCTCGCGGGCAAGGTCATCGATGCGGATGCGGTGCGAGCGCGGGTCCGGATACGGGACATAGGTGGCGCCTGAGCGAGAGAACTCGCTATACAGCTCGATGACCCGGCCGACATCGATCACCACCAGGAATGGTGGCCGGCCTTCATTGGCCGGCAGCGCTCGGGCATAGCCTTCGGCCTGCGCGCGAGCCTTCATCAGCGCTTCGTCGAAGCCACGCGTCGCCGTGCCGGCATGCAGCTTTTTCGCTTCCAGCACGAAAGCCGCACGCCGGTAGCAATCCACCCGCCGCTCGGCCTCGCTGCCATCACCCAGCCGTTCGCGGATGCGCCGCTCGAACACGTAGGCGTTGTCGCGCAGATCATCGCTGGCCGGCTCCGGGCGCGGCAGGCCAAGCAGTTCGCACAGCTCGACGACAAACAACTGCGCGTTCGCCAGTTCGGTGCCGCCAGCGTTTTTCCAGCGGGTGATGAAGACGGCGGGGGTCATCTCAGGCTTCGTCGAGTGAAATCACCTGCAGGCCAGGCACCCGCTCGAACTCGCGGACATTGCCGGTCAGCAGGGGCAGGTTCAGGGATAGGGCGTGGGCGGCGATCAGCATGTCGAGCGGGCCAATCAGGCGGCCAGCCGCTTGCAAGCTCGCGCGCAGACTGCCGTAGCGCTCGGCTGCGGCCTGATCGAACGGCGTGATCGACAGATTCTCCAGCAGACGGTCAAGCGCTTCGCGGGCTTGTTCCGGTCGTGCCGACAGGCGGGCTCCGACCTCCAGTTCAGCGAGCACGATGCTGCTCACTGCCGTGTCCGATCTCGACCAGGACTCTGCCAGGCGACGCGACCCCTTGGGGCGATCGCGCATCACGGCAATGCAGACGCTGCTATCGAGCAGCAGGCGCATCAGAATTCGATGTCCCGCTCTGAACCTGGTGGATCCTTGGGGACCTCGAATTCGTCGTCCAGCACTGGCGCATTCCGGGCGTAGTCGGCCCAGCTGCTGTAGCGCGGCACCTTGCGCTTCGGCGTCAGCACCAGCTTGTCCCCATCGCGCTCGACGGTGACTTCATCGCAGTCGAAACGGTAATCCTTGGGAATGCGCACGGCCTGACTGCGGCCGGTGGTGAAAACCTTGGCGGTGGCGGTCATGTTCGACTCCGGAGCTTGATATACGGCAATGCCGATATCGTACTCCGGAGGCCATCCACATGCGCAGTTTCCGTAGGTCGGGCCCTGCCCGACTTGCGCCGCCACTGACAGACAAAAACCGTCGGGCGAGGCCCGACCTACGAACTACGCGAGCTTTTCGAGGACCGCAGCCGTCGTCGCCGCAATCAGCTCAGCGGCGGCGGCATCACGGCGCTTGTATTCGAATTGCTGCGTTGCCAGCCCCTTGGCACCGATGACGATGCGATGCGGGATGCC
This window encodes:
- the wrbA gene encoding NAD(P)H:quinone oxidoreductase; translation: MIDVLVLYYSRHGSTAAMARQIARGVEAVSGVQARLRTVPPVSAQTEAVAPSVPEDGATYATSADLRECAGLVLGSPTRFGNMAAPLKYFLDGTSDLWLSGTLVGKPAAVFTSTGSMHGGNEATLLTMMLPLLHHGMLLVGLPYSEPGLSATMSGGTPYGASHVAGTGPKPRVLTKDEIELCQALGRRVATAAVKLAA
- a CDS encoding LysM peptidoglycan-binding domain-containing protein; protein product: MITKPAVAAASAPALGVISDSERRALATMPLPKLPTLVPRETPATSITAAVAEAALPPAPAPSIRPAAAVESPTAAEISSLLSKASERTGLDDAQLERIARLQATAARGEQENALVGLLRLNDELDAAYNSYSVGNGESLWQIAAKPETYGNANLWPLIWRANPKALPQPGQVKSGQKLRVPRYPSLKAVTEALDYAGSHSIDGTR
- a CDS encoding lytic transglycosylase domain-containing protein, which translates into the protein MLRTLRIAVLMSLPVLAPPLAAAPTHAPEPELRLLMKQAIDSATSFDDRYLAEIWLTDMSGRMAKYAPKAIPDTERRLRFLRLLHAEATKAGISPELVLATIDVESRFDRFAVSSVGALGYMQIMPFWIEEIGQKGDNLFHTPTNLRLGCTILKFYLAKEKGSYVKALARYNGSIGKPDYPYLVLDRLTRRWSR
- a CDS encoding class I SAM-dependent DNA methyltransferase, giving the protein MTPAVFITRWKNAGGTELANAQLFVVELCELLGLPRPEPASDDLRDNAYVFERRIRERLGDGSEAERRVDCYRRAAFVLEAKKLHAGTATRGFDEALMKARAQAEGYARALPANEGRPPFLVVIDVGRVIELYSEFSRSGATYVPYPDPRSHRIRIDDLAREDIRERLKNVWLDPDALDPAKVSAQATREVAAELAHIAKALEAAGHAPEAVAGFLTRCLFTFFAEDVGLLPAKAFETLLGDLAKAPAQFVPMLGELWEAMDVGRFSVAIRAEVRRFNGKLFKRPDVLPLNRDQIEDLHACAKRRWNEVEPAIIGTLLERALDPRERHKLGAHYTPRAYVERLVLPTVIEPLRADWALAQATSLSLAKDGKPDQAVATLRRFHHDLCQVKVLDPACGSGNFLYVTLEHLKRLEGEVLDQLAALTGGQQKLETEGLTVDPHQLLGIEVNPRAAALAELVLWIGYLQWHYRTRGGNAEPPLPVLKDYGNIVCRDAVLAWDKVDFVTDEHGVPVTRWDGRTMKRHPVTGEEVPDDSAQRPIERYEGVRQASWPDADFVVGNPPFIGASTMRRALGDGYVDSLRGIWPAVPESADFVMYWWHHAANLTRQGELRRFGFITTNSIRQTFNRRVIEAALGGDPALQLAFAIPDHPWVDAAEGAQVRIAMTVGAPASAADGRRSEVLSEADGADDEIMVTLRERSGTLHADLSVGADVTKCAALTANQGLSSPGVKLHGSGFIVTPDRAAELGYGRVPGIERHIREYRNGKDLADAPRGVMVIDLFGLPVEQVRSDFPEVYQHVHEQVKPERDQNNRATYRENWWIFGEPRRELRPALSGLPRYIATVETTKHRLFQFLDASILPDNMLISIASDDACRLGVLSSRVHAIWALAAGGRLGVGNDPRYNKSRCFEPFPFPNLSAAQKPSPMGIGLQAEYAGGGGMRPLAKRSSTAFAISAKPSVRIASASKSHIPA
- a CDS encoding type II toxin-antitoxin system VapC family toxin, yielding MRLLLDSSVCIAVMRDRPKGSRRLAESWSRSDTAVSSIVLAELEVGARLSARPEQAREALDRLLENLSITPFDQAAAERYGSLRASLQAAGRLIGPLDMLIAAHALSLNLPLLTGNVREFERVPGLQVISLDEA
- a CDS encoding antitoxin, coding for MTATAKVFTTGRSQAVRIPKDYRFDCDEVTVERDGDKLVLTPKRKVPRYSSWADYARNAPVLDDEFEVPKDPPGSERDIEF